The following DNA comes from Peribacillus sp. FSL E2-0218.
TCGATGAGTGCGTATGTCACACCGGCACTCATGGGCGGAGCGAATGTGCCAGTCATGCCCGTTGTCATATACGACCAGATTAATAATCTGCTTCACTGGACATTCGGATCTGCCCTTTCTTATATTCTATTGGCAACGACGGTCCTTTCAGTGACCATTTTTACGAGAGTGTTTGAAAAAGGGAAATTCAAGGAGGTATTCCGATAATGAAAACGTTTGGCGGCCTTCGGATTGCAGTAGCCGTGTTAGCAATCATCTATATCTTGATTCCGCTGATTGTCGTTATCCCGGCATCTTTTACTAGCGCGAATTATCCTAGTTTTCCAGCTGATGGTTTTTCGCTGCAATGGTATACAAAAATACTGGAGCGTCCTGAATTTCTCGAAGCATTTTTGAACAGTGCAAAGTTTGCTGCGCTTGCGGCCATTTTCTCGGTCATATTCGGGACCTTGGCGGCTCTTGGCATCGCAAAATATGAGATTCCGGGTAAACCCTATATTACAGCCCTTTTAACTTCTCCATTGAGTGTTCCGCAATTGGTTTTGGGGATAGCCCTTTTAATGTACTTTACACCCATGATGCTGGCCGGGACGTCTACTGGTTTTTTAATTGCCCATATCGTCATTTGCATCCCCTATGTCATGCGGCTCGTGTTGACGGGTTTAAGCGGATTTGATTACAATCTTGAACGTGCTGCAGCCATACTGGGGGCCAACCCTTTGACTGTATTCCTGAAAGTGACGCTGCCGCTGATCGGATCTGCGGCCATATCGGGAGGTTTATTCGCCTTTTTGACATCGTTTGATAATGTCACGGTTTCCCTCTTTATGGTATCACCTGAAATGAGAACCCTGCCGATCGAGATCTTCTCACAAATGCAGGATGCCTACAATCCAATCGTCGCAAGCGTATCAAGCGTAGTCATTTTCATATCCGTTCTGCTGATCATCATACTTGAAAAAATTCAAGGTGTCGGCAAAGTTTTTGGCGGTTCTCATCATACCAACGGATAACCGCTATGAACCTAGAAAGGAAGTGATGTGCATGAAAAAAGAGATTCTTGCTGCACTTGGCCAGATCATTCCTCAAGAGCGGATGTTCCTCGATTTGGCAGAGCGTTATTGTTATAGCTATGACGCGTCTTTCGGCGAATATTTACCTGAAATTGTCATACAGCCGAAAAACGCCAAGGAAATCAGTGAGTTAGTGAAAATGGCCAATCTACACAAAATCCCCGTTTACCCTAGAGGATCGGGTACCTCTCTAAGTGGCGGCCCCTTACCTGTAAAAGGCGGGATGGTTCTTGATCTTACCCTTTTGCGAGATAAATTGTTTATTGACAGGGAAAATATGCTCGCGATTGTGTCTCCAGGCGTGATTACGGCCACCATCCATCAAAAAGCCGACGAAGCGGGTTTGTTTTATCCACCTGACCCAAGCAGTTCCAATGTGGCCACAATAGGCGGGAATCTATTGGAAAATTCGAGCGGACCAAAAGGGTTGAAGTATGGGACGACTAAAGAATATGTAATCGGATTGGAAGTGGTCACACCTACAGGGGAAATCATCCGTACCGGCGGAAAGACCGTGAAAAATGTTACCGGCTATGACTTGACCCGGTTAATTGTGGGTTCAGAGGGCACCTTGGGAATTGTGACGGAGGCGATCATCCGCTTGATTCCAAAACCGCAAAGCCAAAAAACATTCGTGGCCCATTTCAATCATTTCATTGACTCGGGCCATGCGATAACAAGCATCTTATCGTCAGGAATCCTCCCTTCGGCCTTGGAATTAATGGATAATGCATGTATCCGTGCTGTCGAGAACTATCGCCCTTCAGGCTTGCCGCTACAAGCAGAGGCCATCTTGATCATCGAAGTCGATGGTCATCCGTTGGCAATTGAAGAAGAAATAAATAAATGCGCGGATATTTGCAAAGATAACGGGGCTTCCTACGTCAAGATTGCGGAAACGGAGGAGGAACGCCAAACCATTTGGAGTGCGCGTAAATGGGTATCCCCGGCCATTACCCAAATGGGGCCGACGAAAATTTCGGAGGATGCCACGGTCCCGCGCAATCAAATTCCGGCAATGATGGAGAGATTACAGCAAATCCGCGATAAATATGAATTGAACTTGGTTGTTTTCGGTCATGCCGGTGATGGAAATTTACACCCGAACATCATTACCGATAAACGAAATAAAGCGGAAATGAAAAAAGTGGAGCTCGCCGTGAGTGAAATTTTTGAAGCAGCGATCGAACTGGGCGGAACGCTTTCCGGGGAACACGGAATCGGTACGTTGAAGTCACCCTATATGGAAATGGAATTAGGAGCAAATGGGGTAATTATGATGAAAAAAATAAAGGAAGCGTGGGATCCGAATAATATCTTGAACCCTGGTAAGATCTTTGCTGAAAAAGGTCAAACAAAGGTCGTGTTGCTCACATGAAGGCAGCTGCCACATCCAACCATGCAAATAGAGCGGTTGAACAATTGCACGCGAATGCTCATGACTGGACAAATCAATGCGTTAAATGCGGGTATTGCTTGCCAGCATGCCCCACCTACGAATCAATGGGCGTGGAATCCGCTTCACCACGGGGCCGAATCAACCTAGTCAAACTGGCTGCCGAGGGGAAAATAGATCTTCAAAAGGATTTAACGGAACCGATCGAGCTTTGTTTAGGTTGCCGTGCCTGTGAAACCGCCTGTCCTGTCGGTGTTCCTTACGGGCATATATTGGAGGCGGCAAAGGAAGCGATCGGAAATCGCCCGCCCAGCAGCGATAACATGACGAAGATGAAGAAACTGGCATTGGTTCACCTCTTTCCCTACCCTCGGCGAATGAATCTGCTCGGTAGCGGGGCCATGCTTTATCAAAAATCAGGGTTATCCAATCTTGTTCGTCAATCGAATCTGCTCTACAGGGTTTCACCGGTTCTTGCCCATTTAGAACAAGCGCTTCCAGCCATCGAATCTCCCGCGAAACGGATCAGGGCGGGTACGCTGATACCTTCCAAAGGGGCAACCCGAATGAGAGTGGCATTCTTCACAGGCTGCATCATGGATTCGCTGATGTCACGAATCAACCGTCTTACCATCGAGCTGCTTACCCTTGTGGGATGTGAGGTCATACTTCCGGAAAATCAAAGCTGCTGCGGTGCCCTCCATTCCCATCAAGGCGAAGCGAAGCAAGCGAAAGCTCTGGCGAAAAGGAACATCCAGGCTTTCATGCAGATGGATGCAGAGGTAATCGTCAGTAATGCCGGGGGCTGCGGTGCATCACTTCGGGAATATGAACAGCTCTTGGCTGATGATTGCGAGTGGTCAGGGGCGGCAAAAGATTTCTCCAAGAAATCAAAAGATATCAGCCAAATTCTTCATCAGTTAGGGCCGCTCCCTTTTACTGGAGAATATCATGGCATCGTTACTTTCCAAGATTCCTGCCACTTGCGCAATGTCCAGAAGGTGCAAACGGAGCCGCGTTTATTATTGCAAGCGATACCAGGTATCACTTACGTGGAAATGGCGGGATTTGACCGTTGCTGTGCATCGGGAGGCATATATAACCTTCTCCATTTTGAGGAATCGATGAAAATCCTGGATGAAAAAATGAACGACCTTAAAGAAACAAGGGCCACTACAGTCATAACGGTTAATCCTGGCTGCCAAATGCAAATGAGCATTGGCATCCAAAGGGATGGGGCGGCTAACCATATCAAAAGCTTGCATCTCGTTGAAATTCTTGCCAAGGCCTGTGGCTTGAATTGACAGATTAACGCCAAGGTTGTTTGAGGATGATGGCAGGCGTAGATAAAGCATGCGAATGGCAGTTTGCTACGAAATTTAACTATATTAAAATATGGAAAAGGGTATAATGAGTAAGGGAATGATGGATGTAAAGTAGAGGATTTATGTAGATTGGAATTACATGCCGTTCACTATCCAGATATTTACACAAAGACAGAAGGAGAAATGATTCACTTGACTAATAAAGAAACGAAAATGAACGAGTTACCTGAAAACTATGAGGAATTAAAAAAGTCCGCCAATCGCAAATCCAATTGGAGAGAACGTTTGGATGCGATAGAAGAGTTAGGACAAGCGAAAAACCAACAAACCATCGATATATTAACCCATATCATGAACAGTGATTCTGTCTATAAAGTTCAGGAGGCATCCTACCGGCAACTAAAAAGATTAGGAGAAGACGTTCAATTGCCATCCAGAAAAAAAGGGGAATTGGTTAAAGGGTTAGCGAAAATCCTATTAAGGATAAAGAAGAGTTTGCCGGAAGACCATACGTATGAGGAATTCAAGGAAAAACTTCAAAAGATGCGGATGGATATATACGATACCTATGAGGGGGAAAAGGGCGCAGACTTCGATGAATGGCTAGAGAGCACATGGTCTTCCTTATCGAAAAGATAACCTTCCGTACAAGCGGGAATCAACAAAGGAGCAAAATTTTTGCTCCTTTCAGTTTGTAGACAAAAGGGGTTCGGAATTAAAAAATTCCGAACCCCTTTTGAAATTCCTTTGAAATTTTGACCAAAGGTTACGAGATTTGGGCTCTTCGAGCCACTATGTTAAGCCATTTTAGGACCTTGCCATGTCCAAGTGGCCATCTTCTTTACATTCATGGCAGCGAAAGTAAGCATCGCCTGCATCGACAATTTTTTAAGTCCCCTTAAAGTAGTCCAACGCATACCATGCTTTTCTTTTGCATCTGCGAATACACGCTCAATCGTTTCTTTGCGTTTCGCATATATAGGTTTTACCTCTTGATGATGACGCAGATGATCTGCTTCTTCCACATATGCTTGCCAGATATGCCGTGTCACTACTTTTTGATGGTCTTTGCTTTCCGTACACCGTGATAAAAATGAGCATGTTGCACAAATTTGTTTGGGCGATTTGTACTCGCGATAGCCCTCTTTATTTGTTGTTGAGTACTTTAAAGTTTCTCCCGAAGGGCAAAGGTAACAATCAAAGTGTTCATCGTAAACATAGTCATGTTTGCGAAAGAATCCTTCTTTTGTACGAGGACGTGTATAGGGTAAAGCAGGTGTGATTTCTTTGTTAAATAGGTAGCTTGTAATCGCTGGTGTTTTATAAGCTGCATCTGCGGCAACTGCTTCTGGTTTTCCAACTTTCTCAATCACTTGCTCAACAAGTGGCTCCAAAATATGACTGTCATGTGTATTACCAGGTGTTACAATCGTTCCCAATACAAAACCGTTGCCGTCTGCGGCCGCATGGAATGAATAGGCAAACTGTTTTGTTCGTTCATCTTTCACATAGTAGCCACTCTCAGGATCCGTAGTACTTTCTTTAATTGCTTTGGTTTCTTCCTTATCAAATTTATCTGGTGGAAAAGGCTTCTTTCCATGGTTTTCACGATCTTGATTGATTTCTTCTTGAAGACGTCCTTGATACGCTCGTGTTTCTTTACGAACGATTTTCTTTTCAAATTTCCGTTTATTCGCACTGGCTTTCACATGGGTGGAATCCACGAAAACGTGTTCTACACTTATTACCTTTTTATTAGCAGCTGTCATTAAAATGCGACAGAAAATCTGTTCAAACAGGTCTGTATCTTTAAAGCGTCGCTCATAATTTTTTCCGAACGTAGAGAAATGAGGTACTTTATCATGGAAACCATAGCCTAAGAACCAACGGTAAGCCATATTGGTTTCAACTTCTTCAATCGTTTTACGCATGGAACGAATACCGAAGGTATATTGAATGAAAGTCAGTTTAACTAAAATAACTGGATCAATACTTGGGCGTCCTACCTCTGAGTACATATCTTTCACCAAGTCATAAATGAAAGTGAAGTCAATGGCAGCCTCCATTTTACGAACCAAATGGTTCGGTGGCACCAGTTGATCTAAAGTAATCATTTCAAGTTGATCTCGCTGAATAGAATCATGTTTAGAAAGCATCCTCATCACCTCAAGTTTTAATCCTTCAATTTTAAAACAAAAATGACTCCAGTCAAAAGTGTTCTATCTAAAAGGTAAGACAAAGTTGATTGGAACGGAAGGTACGAGACTCCTGCGGGAAAAGCGCGTCTAGGGGAGACCCCGCAGGCAAAGCCGAGGAGGCTCCCCGACCGCCCGCGGAAAGCGAGTGCCTGGAGTGGAAATCAACGTCTAAATTGTACAGGCCATAAAAATAGACAAACTCGATTTTCATCGAGTTTGTCTACAGTCTGAAAGGAGCAAAATTTTTGCTCCTTTTTGCTATGTGCCGAATAAAAGCCAAGGAGCTTTACATCTGGGTTTCTTTTAGATAAGGGTATTATTCTGACCAATTTTCGCAAAATATACAAAGGCCAAAAAAACGGAAGGTGATTGACATGAAGGAAATATCCCAAAAGAGATTTTGTGAAACGTGCAAGAAGGAGACCATTCATACGGTAACGGAAGACGCATTGGAAATAGAATATTCCTGTAACGAGTGTAAGGCGCACCAAGAGATTTACAAATCTTTTTTTTAAAAATGATTGAAGAACACTTTGGTCAAAGGCAGCTACTTTAACTTACGATCTGATAAAAGGGAAGTAAGTTTATATTGTAATACCTTTTACAAAAAAGCAATCACACAATGTGTGGATTGCTTTTTTGTATCTACTTGTATTTTATCGTTATACAGCTTGTTTAGGATAATGAACTTGTTTAGGTAGAGCAGTTGGCCTCAAAGCCGCGAATAGGATAACAAAAACGAATACACTAACACCTAGAATTAAATAGGTTTTAGAAAAGCCTATCGTATCGTACCAATGACCAAGTATTGGCGAAAGAATGGCTTGACCCACTTGAGACACGAAATAATATCCTACAATATACATCGTAGCCGAGAACTTAGCATCGAAATTAGCATCGATAAATTTTAAGATAGCAATCAACATAATCGGAAGTTCGAAAGAATGTAACATTTTCATTGTAGAAATGCCAATCGGTTCCACCGCTAATCCCGATCCAGTAATACGAATTGCCATGAGTAACCCTGCCAGGACCAAACTTTTCTTGGCGCCGATTTTATTAACGATAAACGGGGCAATAAACATCATGCCTGCTTCTAAAAAGATTTGAATAGAATTTAGATAACCAAACATTTGATTTCCTTGTCCGCTGGTAGAGAATAAGGAAGCATAATAAACGGGAAATTGTTGATCATAGACAGAATAAATACAAGCCACGCCTAGAACATACACCATAAATATCCAAAAAGTTTTGTTCTTTAATAAAGCTAATGTATCTGTTAATTTAATTGAATCCGTTTTCTTTTGTTCTTCTTCTGAAATTTGAACGTTCATTAATAGAAGAAAGAGAATAAGGAAGATACTACATGCCGATGCAACCCAAAAGCTGATATGAGGATTGATGTTAAACAGTTTCCCCGAAAAGAAGGCTGCAGATGCAGCACCTAATGATCCCCACATCCTTACTTGTCCGTACTCGAAATGATATTTTCTGCCGGTGCGTTCGGCGTATGATTCAATAGCTCCAAACGATGCTAGTAATGTGGCACTGAGATAAACACTTCCGGTAATGGCGCCTAAAATAGGATTGTAATGTAATAGAGGACTATAAATATAAATGAAAAACGGACCAATTAGCATTATCAAAAATGTTATAACCCACAACAAATGTTTCCTCAATCCAATTTTATCGGAAATGAAACCGTATAGTGGTTGGAAACAAAGGGTGGCGATAGCATTAATGGAAAAAATCGTACCTACTTGGGCGCCACTTAGCTCTAATGTTTGTCCTAACCATATAGCAAATAAAGACATGGCAGATGTAGAAGCAAAAAAATAAAAAAAAGTAAAGCCGCTTAAAGACCAATAATTTAAATTCTTTTTCATGTTCTCAATCCCTTATATGTATTTTTTTCCATGTGATTTTCAAAACTACACATTTACCAATAACATAATAGTTAGAAAATTACACAAGGTTGAAGCGCTTTCTTTTTTGATGAAGGAAGTATAGGGTCCATTGAAACAAAATAAAGGGCATCCGAAACGTTTCGGAAAATATATAAAACTAAAAACTATTCATTTATAGTTTTTAGTAGTACTGTCTCTAATAATCAAATTCGTATCTACATAACGGCACAAATCCGTTGGATCCTCTTCTAGCATTTTAATGAGTAAGTCTGCAGCTTCAGAACCAATTTTGTACACTTCTTGTCCAATCGTGGTTAATGGGGGCAGACAGTAGGAAGCAAGGGTAATATTATCGTATCCAACTATGGAAATGTCATCTGGTACTGTCTTGCCTAATTTATGGCAGGCTTTTAATGCTCCAAGTGCCATGACATCACTGGCGCAAAATAAAGCATCCATGTCTTTATTTTCTTCTAAGAGCTTATAAGTAACGCTTTCCGATGTTGCTTCTTCAAAGGCACCATCTACAATCCATTCCTTGTTGACGGGAAGGTTGTACTCCGTAAGCTTCTCGATATATCCTTTCAATCGTTCTTCACTTACATAAGCCCCTTCATGTCCATTGATCATCCCTATATTTTTATGACCTAGCTGGATAAGATGCTCAATGGCTTTTTTTGCACCTAATACATTGTCCGTCGTTACATATCCAACAGAATCCGTTTGTATGGGGATATCTATCAATACACAAGGAATATCACTTTCCAAGATTTCTTTTAAATATGGATCGTCTTTTCTAATACCTTGGACAATCGCTCCATCGACACGGCGTTCACGACAAAGCTGTGTATAAGTCTTTTCACGCTGTTTCGTGGTATTCGTGTTAAATAAAATCAAATCGTAACCAAGGGCTGAAGCCGTTTCATTGATTCCACAGAGCACTTCGAACGTAAAATTATCCTTTAGATTTTCCTTACTCATTCCGGACACGAGTAATCCAATGGTTTTGGACTTCTTCATAACAAGCCCGCGTGCTAACGTGTTAGGGCTGTAGTTCAGCTCTTTAGCAACAGCCAGGATTTTTTGTTTGGTCTTTTCATTTACATCAAAATAACCATTTAATGCCCGGGATACAGTAGTG
Coding sequences within:
- a CDS encoding IS1182 family transposase, translated to MLSKHDSIQRDQLEMITLDQLVPPNHLVRKMEAAIDFTFIYDLVKDMYSEVGRPSIDPVILVKLTFIQYTFGIRSMRKTIEEVETNMAYRWFLGYGFHDKVPHFSTFGKNYERRFKDTDLFEQIFCRILMTAANKKVISVEHVFVDSTHVKASANKRKFEKKIVRKETRAYQGRLQEEINQDRENHGKKPFPPDKFDKEETKAIKESTTDPESGYYVKDERTKQFAYSFHAAADGNGFVLGTIVTPGNTHDSHILEPLVEQVIEKVGKPEAVAADAAYKTPAITSYLFNKEITPALPYTRPRTKEGFFRKHDYVYDEHFDCYLCPSGETLKYSTTNKEGYREYKSPKQICATCSFLSRCTESKDHQKVVTRHIWQAYVEEADHLRHHQEVKPIYAKRKETIERVFADAKEKHGMRWTTLRGLKKLSMQAMLTFAAMNVKKMATWTWQGPKMA
- a CDS encoding HEAT repeat domain-containing protein, producing the protein MTNKETKMNELPENYEELKKSANRKSNWRERLDAIEELGQAKNQQTIDILTHIMNSDSVYKVQEASYRQLKRLGEDVQLPSRKKGELVKGLAKILLRIKKSLPEDHTYEEFKEKLQKMRMDIYDTYEGEKGADFDEWLESTWSSLSKR
- a CDS encoding LacI family DNA-binding transcriptional regulator, with the protein product MTTIKDIAKAAGVSVTTVSRALNGYFDVNEKTKQKILAVAKELNYSPNTLARGLVMKKSKTIGLLVSGMSKENLKDNFTFEVLCGINETASALGYDLILFNTNTTKQREKTYTQLCRERRVDGAIVQGIRKDDPYLKEILESDIPCVLIDIPIQTDSVGYVTTDNVLGAKKAIEHLIQLGHKNIGMINGHEGAYVSEERLKGYIEKLTEYNLPVNKEWIVDGAFEEATSESVTYKLLEENKDMDALFCASDVMALGALKACHKLGKTVPDDISIVGYDNITLASYCLPPLTTIGQEVYKIGSEAADLLIKMLEEDPTDLCRYVDTNLIIRDSTTKNYK
- a CDS encoding ABC transporter permease, whose translation is MKTFGGLRIAVAVLAIIYILIPLIVVIPASFTSANYPSFPADGFSLQWYTKILERPEFLEAFLNSAKFAALAAIFSVIFGTLAALGIAKYEIPGKPYITALLTSPLSVPQLVLGIALLMYFTPMMLAGTSTGFLIAHIVICIPYVMRLVLTGLSGFDYNLERAAAILGANPLTVFLKVTLPLIGSAAISGGLFAFLTSFDNVTVSLFMVSPEMRTLPIEIFSQMQDAYNPIVASVSSVVIFISVLLIIILEKIQGVGKVFGGSHHTNG
- a CDS encoding FAD-linked oxidase C-terminal domain-containing protein, which encodes MKKEILAALGQIIPQERMFLDLAERYCYSYDASFGEYLPEIVIQPKNAKEISELVKMANLHKIPVYPRGSGTSLSGGPLPVKGGMVLDLTLLRDKLFIDRENMLAIVSPGVITATIHQKADEAGLFYPPDPSSSNVATIGGNLLENSSGPKGLKYGTTKEYVIGLEVVTPTGEIIRTGGKTVKNVTGYDLTRLIVGSEGTLGIVTEAIIRLIPKPQSQKTFVAHFNHFIDSGHAITSILSSGILPSALELMDNACIRAVENYRPSGLPLQAEAILIIEVDGHPLAIEEEINKCADICKDNGASYVKIAETEEERQTIWSARKWVSPAITQMGPTKISEDATVPRNQIPAMMERLQQIRDKYELNLVVFGHAGDGNLHPNIITDKRNKAEMKKVELAVSEIFEAAIELGGTLSGEHGIGTLKSPYMEMELGANGVIMMKKIKEAWDPNNILNPGKIFAEKGQTKVVLLT
- a CDS encoding MFS transporter yields the protein MKKNLNYWSLSGFTFFYFFASTSAMSLFAIWLGQTLELSGAQVGTIFSINAIATLCFQPLYGFISDKIGLRKHLLWVITFLIMLIGPFFIYIYSPLLHYNPILGAITGSVYLSATLLASFGAIESYAERTGRKYHFEYGQVRMWGSLGAASAAFFSGKLFNINPHISFWVASACSIFLILFLLLMNVQISEEEQKKTDSIKLTDTLALLKNKTFWIFMVYVLGVACIYSVYDQQFPVYYASLFSTSGQGNQMFGYLNSIQIFLEAGMMFIAPFIVNKIGAKKSLVLAGLLMAIRITGSGLAVEPIGISTMKMLHSFELPIMLIAILKFIDANFDAKFSATMYIVGYYFVSQVGQAILSPILGHWYDTIGFSKTYLILGVSVFVFVILFAALRPTALPKQVHYPKQAV
- a CDS encoding (Fe-S)-binding protein — protein: MKAAATSNHANRAVEQLHANAHDWTNQCVKCGYCLPACPTYESMGVESASPRGRINLVKLAAEGKIDLQKDLTEPIELCLGCRACETACPVGVPYGHILEAAKEAIGNRPPSSDNMTKMKKLALVHLFPYPRRMNLLGSGAMLYQKSGLSNLVRQSNLLYRVSPVLAHLEQALPAIESPAKRIRAGTLIPSKGATRMRVAFFTGCIMDSLMSRINRLTIELLTLVGCEVILPENQSCCGALHSHQGEAKQAKALAKRNIQAFMQMDAEVIVSNAGGCGASLREYEQLLADDCEWSGAAKDFSKKSKDISQILHQLGPLPFTGEYHGIVTFQDSCHLRNVQKVQTEPRLLLQAIPGITYVEMAGFDRCCASGGIYNLLHFEESMKILDEKMNDLKETRATTVITVNPGCQMQMSIGIQRDGAANHIKSLHLVEILAKACGLN